A window of the Planctomycetaceae bacterium genome harbors these coding sequences:
- a CDS encoding M56 family metallopeptidase encodes MFQTSQQCLQILIDVSVKSLLLAAIAFAAIKLLRLRDSNLEHRIWSGVLFGMLALPILTCFLPSIPVYVSMDWISAPKTSADVSVAATESVPSEHWHAADQQGLPEFRMSRSGGPGLVRSTDTQLVRPETLPAAEAASASGNPHQVMTVMIVSLIVIWGLVAAFLVLRLLVGLWSASQLLKGATVVTSDAVIEPLTLSGVRGVTIRETCQVRVPMTVGWCRPAVLLPAEWRSWSSGKLKAIISHELAHVARRDFLVAFAGELNFCVYWFHPVAWFLQRRLSDLAEEACDDAAIGCTGDRTGYARYLLEVASQLSGGGRRVQPGLSMARESNVESRIATILDFQRPLSQRLPWKTTAGIALIAAPVIASAAALEPVNPQNIAVADEPPENSTAASLEEMVRVRGQVLDESGRPLSTARVTVWRSQRPDWYAADSMNTRVGVLKVDRNGQFDQKFAASELPVAKDARDHSWSVLVVSAPGFAVRGMTGMERTDSVNVSNPNFLKEFVTIKLPVSVTISARLLSTEGLPIANANVSLHHLMTTESTPLTNWLTRADKQPKPQDHMNALSMMGGPPEEGTLFPGQNLRIPTEVMEPVMTDNLGVFEITDLVGKDDLAVLRFRGDNVVDTTAHVVAREMEPVYGRSTTRFTRYEAYHGRLFNMALKPSVPIQGFVRDIETKKPLANVWVAVRQAYGSVMSREGYMKSRTDAEGHYRIEGLPIPPEGTKRYRGNTLTVRPSGLPYLETDLEVPSTGDNTAPVEFNIELRRAVIAKGRLTVKSTGDPIVGAKLYYAPYVENENVSKYHRYADGSIEMLGNDTRYYTNDNGEFDLPIIPGRGVIGARAPTGGYISGYGARDIEAFQSTEGGLSRKLSDHMIASSFHALQEIDVPRTVQTYDVAMEADSGVSLSVQFIDPQGKPLTNLRGYGLTSDRNWQVINTDQPVATGLEIGGIRPAHFSNESGSLTVMTRIIPEPGQEAVTIQLLRPGVITGRLVDTERAPIVGAVLQASHQNDPDSWGSEQQIRTDKDGHFEYFVPVGTKYEIRVAYENNRVRIARDLEMDRTKKIDLGEFVLSDQEANGATAKPDRAPIVTELPEREVK; translated from the coding sequence ATGTTTCAGACCTCACAACAGTGCTTGCAGATCCTGATTGACGTTTCTGTGAAATCACTGCTTTTGGCTGCGATCGCATTTGCAGCCATCAAACTGCTTCGACTGCGCGATTCGAATTTGGAACACCGAATCTGGTCTGGCGTTCTGTTTGGAATGCTGGCATTGCCGATTCTCACCTGCTTTCTTCCCTCGATCCCCGTCTATGTTTCAATGGACTGGATCAGTGCTCCGAAGACTTCTGCGGATGTCAGTGTCGCAGCAACAGAATCCGTTCCCTCCGAACATTGGCACGCAGCGGATCAGCAGGGATTACCGGAATTCCGGATGAGCCGGAGTGGTGGACCGGGACTGGTAAGATCGACCGATACGCAGCTTGTCCGTCCGGAGACACTGCCCGCAGCAGAAGCGGCATCTGCTTCAGGGAATCCCCATCAAGTCATGACGGTGATGATCGTTTCCTTGATTGTCATCTGGGGGCTTGTCGCGGCGTTTCTTGTGTTGCGATTGCTGGTCGGCCTGTGGTCCGCGTCGCAGTTACTGAAAGGGGCCACTGTTGTCACTTCCGATGCCGTCATCGAACCACTGACCTTGTCGGGAGTGCGAGGTGTCACCATCCGCGAAACATGTCAGGTTCGCGTTCCGATGACCGTTGGGTGGTGTCGCCCTGCGGTCCTGCTGCCGGCAGAATGGAGAAGCTGGAGTTCGGGGAAGCTGAAGGCCATCATTTCCCATGAGCTCGCCCACGTGGCAAGACGCGACTTTCTTGTTGCGTTTGCGGGCGAACTGAATTTTTGCGTGTATTGGTTCCATCCGGTGGCATGGTTCCTGCAGAGACGACTGTCTGATCTTGCGGAAGAAGCCTGCGACGACGCGGCCATCGGCTGCACCGGTGATCGAACCGGGTATGCGCGGTATCTGCTGGAAGTTGCATCGCAGCTGTCCGGCGGCGGTCGAAGAGTCCAACCGGGGTTGTCAATGGCGCGTGAATCGAACGTGGAATCTCGCATCGCGACCATCCTGGATTTTCAGCGGCCTTTATCGCAACGTCTTCCCTGGAAGACGACTGCTGGAATCGCCCTGATTGCTGCACCTGTGATTGCATCCGCAGCGGCCCTTGAACCTGTAAATCCTCAGAACATCGCTGTGGCGGATGAGCCTCCAGAGAACTCAACGGCTGCATCCCTTGAAGAAATGGTGCGTGTGCGCGGTCAGGTGTTGGATGAGAGTGGGAGGCCACTGTCAACAGCTCGGGTGACTGTGTGGAGATCGCAACGGCCGGATTGGTATGCGGCGGACAGTATGAATACCAGGGTCGGTGTATTGAAGGTGGATAGAAACGGACAGTTCGATCAGAAATTCGCGGCAAGCGAGTTGCCCGTTGCTAAGGATGCACGTGATCACAGCTGGTCAGTGCTTGTGGTATCCGCTCCAGGCTTTGCTGTTCGAGGAATGACGGGGATGGAAAGAACCGACTCGGTGAATGTCAGCAACCCCAATTTCCTGAAAGAATTCGTGACGATAAAACTGCCGGTTTCGGTGACGATTTCAGCACGTCTCCTGTCGACTGAGGGCCTTCCGATTGCCAACGCAAATGTGTCGCTGCATCACTTGATGACCACCGAGTCTACCCCACTGACAAACTGGCTCACACGTGCTGACAAGCAACCCAAACCTCAGGACCACATGAACGCCCTGTCGATGATGGGTGGTCCACCGGAGGAAGGCACTCTGTTTCCGGGACAAAATCTTCGGATACCCACCGAAGTGATGGAACCAGTGATGACTGACAATCTCGGGGTGTTCGAAATCACGGACCTGGTTGGAAAGGATGATCTGGCGGTACTTCGTTTCCGGGGGGACAACGTCGTCGATACGACAGCCCACGTCGTGGCTCGCGAAATGGAGCCCGTTTATGGCCGATCCACCACCCGTTTCACTCGATATGAGGCGTATCACGGTCGCCTATTCAATATGGCCCTGAAACCGAGTGTACCGATTCAGGGATTCGTTCGGGATATTGAGACGAAGAAACCGCTCGCGAATGTGTGGGTGGCAGTCCGTCAGGCTTATGGTTCGGTCATGTCCCGGGAGGGATACATGAAATCGAGAACCGATGCCGAGGGGCACTATCGCATCGAAGGCCTGCCGATTCCGCCGGAGGGAACAAAACGATACAGGGGTAACACCCTGACCGTTCGACCGTCGGGGCTGCCGTACCTCGAAACCGATCTGGAAGTGCCATCGACCGGGGACAATACCGCCCCCGTTGAATTCAATATTGAACTTCGTCGTGCAGTCATCGCAAAAGGGCGACTCACAGTAAAGTCCACCGGGGATCCGATTGTCGGAGCAAAACTCTACTACGCTCCTTATGTTGAGAACGAGAACGTATCGAAGTATCACCGCTACGCGGATGGCTCGATAGAAATGCTGGGCAACGATACTCGCTACTACACGAATGACAATGGTGAGTTTGACCTTCCCATTATTCCCGGACGAGGTGTAATCGGGGCGAGGGCACCCACAGGTGGATACATTTCCGGATATGGAGCCCGGGACATCGAAGCATTCCAGAGCACTGAGGGCGGATTATCCCGCAAGCTTTCAGATCACATGATTGCATCATCATTCCATGCACTGCAGGAGATCGATGTTCCCCGGACCGTGCAAACATACGATGTCGCAATGGAAGCTGATAGCGGCGTTTCGCTGAGTGTGCAGTTCATTGATCCACAGGGCAAGCCGCTAACGAACCTGCGAGGCTATGGTCTGACTTCAGATCGAAACTGGCAGGTAATCAACACGGATCAGCCTGTCGCGACAGGCCTTGAAATCGGTGGCATTCGTCCCGCACACTTCAGCAATGAGTCCGGCAGTTTGACTGTGATGACTCGAATCATCCCCGAGCCGGGGCAAGAGGCTGTTACCATCCAGCTGTTACGCCCCGGCGTGATCACAGGGCGACTGGTCGATACAGAACGTGCTCCGATTGTCGGCGCCGTACTGCAGGCGTCACATCAAAACGACCCGGACTCCTGGGGCTCAGAACAACAGATCCGGACAGACAAAGATGGACACTTTGAATATTTCGTGCCCGTCGGTACGAAGTACGAAATCAGGGTGGCCTATGAAAACAACAGGGTGCGGATTGCCAGGGATCTGGAGATGGATCGCACAAAAAAAATTGACCTTGGTGAATTTGTCTTGTCAGACCAGGAAGCCAATGGGGCGACTGCGAAGCCAGACCGAGCCCCGATTGTCACGGAATTACCGGAACGCGAAGTCAAATAG
- the xerD gene encoding site-specific tyrosine recombinase XerD: MTRRKRPPGDSQFSLSTHRDPGTWLQPFLNYLEAECGMSPNTIAAYHRDLDKFFSWNRENAKTPIQEIGLPTMTAFLEHLQTFELAASSIARNLVSIRMFFRYLMLEGVIAESTVDLVSSPKLWQRLPRVLSPDMVDQLLVAPLPHVDRYSRRDRAILALMYATGCRVSEVCNLKLRDLNLEELYCRCTGKGNKQRLVSLTPVAVSAIQLWLERERADMVRNRDEDGDWLFVTRSGRRMNRETVWELIQRYARRIGAGDEISPHTLRHSFATHLLAGGADIRALQEMLGHASIRTTQIYTHVDHSRLKAVHKTCHPRG, from the coding sequence ATGACGCGACGAAAGCGACCGCCGGGCGATAGCCAATTCAGCCTGAGCACGCATCGAGATCCTGGAACATGGCTTCAGCCTTTTCTGAATTATCTTGAAGCTGAATGCGGTATGTCGCCCAACACGATCGCGGCTTACCATCGGGATCTGGACAAATTCTTCAGCTGGAATCGTGAGAACGCGAAGACTCCTATTCAGGAAATCGGGCTTCCCACCATGACCGCGTTTCTGGAGCATCTGCAAACCTTCGAACTTGCCGCCAGCAGCATTGCACGCAATCTGGTTTCGATACGAATGTTCTTTCGCTATCTGATGCTGGAGGGCGTAATCGCAGAAAGTACGGTTGACCTCGTCAGCTCTCCCAAGCTTTGGCAGCGGCTTCCGCGTGTTCTCAGCCCTGACATGGTTGACCAGCTGCTGGTTGCTCCACTGCCCCATGTCGACCGATACAGCCGCCGTGATCGAGCAATACTGGCGTTGATGTACGCCACGGGTTGTCGCGTATCAGAAGTCTGCAACCTGAAACTAAGAGATTTAAATCTTGAAGAGCTGTATTGCCGATGCACGGGCAAAGGGAATAAACAACGACTGGTATCACTGACTCCCGTAGCTGTGTCTGCGATCCAGCTTTGGCTGGAACGTGAACGAGCGGACATGGTCCGCAATCGGGATGAAGACGGCGACTGGTTGTTTGTGACACGCAGCGGCCGTCGAATGAATCGCGAAACCGTGTGGGAGCTGATTCAACGCTACGCGCGACGGATTGGCGCAGGCGACGAGATCAGTCCGCACACGCTGCGACACAGCTTCGCAACTCACCTGCTTGCTGGCGGAGCTGACATTCGAGCACTGCAGGAAATGCTTGGACATGCCAGCATTCGGACGACTCAGATTTATACACACGTGGATCACAGTCGTCTGAAAGCGGTCCATAAGACCTGTCATCCACGAGGATAA
- a CDS encoding BlaI/MecI/CopY family transcriptional regulator, with translation MTKKASQKQAALSPLENAVMGVVWEGQPMTAEAVRERMEASHKLKDSTVRTLLRRLEAKGYVEHDVDGRTFIYRAAVAQTNVAASAVRSIVDKFCAGSVENLLVGLVDDKQISPERLQELANQIAAAEAAQKQNIRKTGKSQMKKKAHS, from the coding sequence ATGACAAAGAAGGCAAGTCAGAAACAGGCGGCGCTAAGTCCGCTTGAGAATGCGGTTATGGGTGTCGTCTGGGAGGGACAGCCTATGACCGCGGAGGCTGTTCGCGAGCGAATGGAAGCTTCTCACAAGCTCAAGGATTCGACGGTTCGCACGCTACTGCGTCGACTGGAGGCGAAGGGCTACGTGGAACACGATGTAGACGGCCGAACTTTTATCTATCGCGCGGCGGTTGCACAGACAAATGTCGCTGCCTCTGCGGTTCGTTCGATTGTGGATAAGTTTTGCGCAGGTTCCGTTGAAAATCTGCTGGTCGGACTTGTCGACGACAAACAGATCTCCCCGGAACGACTACAGGAACTGGCGAATCAAATTGCTGCCGCTGAGGCGGCTCAGAAGCAGAACATTAGAAAAACTGGCAAGTCACAGATGAAAAAAAAGGCGCATAGTTAA
- a CDS encoding sulfatase, translating to MHRRLLGVGVALVWLAGTTCNSTFADKPNFVIIFTDDQGYGDLSCYGSELIATPHIDRLADQGTRFTSFYAQVVCGPSRSALLTGRYPVRSQGWSMPASEITVAELLQQSGYRTCCVGKWDVSNRAAIVDRMPLAQGFDEYFGTLGANDNGKVTFHAGNEKGEQSADMASLTRIYTDRAIQFVEDNKERPFFLYLAHTMVHSVIDASPEFKGTSKGGLYGDTVQELDHHVGRLVAAIDKNGLSENTLIIFTTDNGPWSNAADFLGKRHGGQIAWGSAGPLREAKGSTYEGGLRVPCIARWPGHVPKARTSDAVFATIDFLPTMASIAGVSIPEDRLIDGVNQRELLTGKSETGARDSYAYFCQGELQAIRKGKWKVFKPNRTRFYGYVDDRGSPDAELYDLENDIGETTNLASLHPERTAELLKLLSDFPVPTTPYYPGIGLQRKAAGK from the coding sequence GTGCACAGACGACTGCTCGGTGTTGGCGTCGCCCTCGTATGGCTGGCTGGAACAACATGCAATTCCACGTTTGCGGACAAGCCGAATTTTGTCATCATCTTTACCGATGATCAGGGATACGGCGATTTGTCCTGCTACGGATCGGAACTGATTGCGACTCCTCACATCGACAGGCTCGCTGACCAGGGGACTCGGTTCACCAGTTTTTATGCTCAGGTTGTCTGCGGGCCTTCCCGATCTGCCCTGCTCACAGGACGATACCCCGTTCGCAGTCAGGGCTGGTCGATGCCCGCGAGCGAGATTACAGTGGCCGAATTATTGCAGCAGTCCGGTTACCGCACCTGTTGTGTCGGCAAATGGGACGTTTCCAATCGGGCGGCGATCGTCGATCGTATGCCGCTTGCACAGGGGTTCGATGAATACTTCGGGACCCTGGGCGCCAACGATAACGGTAAAGTCACCTTTCATGCAGGGAATGAAAAGGGCGAGCAATCGGCCGATATGGCCAGCCTCACCCGAATCTATACTGACCGTGCTATCCAATTCGTTGAGGACAACAAAGAACGCCCGTTCTTTCTGTATCTCGCGCACACAATGGTGCATTCTGTGATTGATGCATCCCCCGAATTCAAAGGAACGTCGAAGGGTGGCCTTTATGGTGATACCGTCCAGGAACTGGACCATCATGTCGGACGGCTGGTCGCGGCCATTGATAAGAACGGCTTAAGTGAGAACACGCTGATCATTTTTACCACGGACAACGGCCCGTGGAGCAATGCAGCCGACTTTCTGGGAAAACGACACGGGGGACAGATTGCGTGGGGATCGGCCGGACCGCTGCGTGAAGCCAAGGGATCGACCTATGAAGGTGGGCTGCGCGTGCCGTGTATTGCACGGTGGCCGGGACACGTCCCGAAAGCACGAACGAGCGATGCCGTCTTCGCAACTATCGATTTTCTCCCCACAATGGCGTCGATCGCAGGAGTTTCCATCCCGGAAGATCGCCTCATCGATGGCGTCAACCAACGGGAACTGCTGACCGGAAAAAGCGAAACCGGTGCACGCGATAGTTATGCCTATTTTTGCCAGGGCGAACTGCAGGCGATCCGCAAAGGGAAGTGGAAGGTTTTTAAACCCAACCGTACTCGATTTTACGGTTATGTGGACGACCGGGGGTCGCCCGATGCAGAACTCTACGATCTTGAAAATGACATTGGCGAAACAACGAATCTGGCCAGTCTTCATCCCGAAAGAACGGCCGAACTATTAAAGCTGTTGTCCGATTTTCCGGTGCCCACGACTCCTTACTATCCTGGAATTGGTCTTCAGCGCAAGGCCGCCGGCAAATGA
- a CDS encoding serine hydrolase, translating into MASNRIKNAVIVFAVLAQIASVNQLCATEVSISDTRWFIDGKPTNAGTPCEGLLMNVRMVNATFEDRGRNEFDTEQNTTEFIQQISNYVEHGINAFTLNLQGGMPGYEGAVNSAFDTDGSLRKEYLNRIERVIRACDEHGAVVILGLYYQRQSKILRDEAAVRAGVVNAVRWVDSTGYRNVVIEIANEYPHGGFVHSVIRRPQGQASLLRLAKQTAPRLLVTASGYGDGKVHDDVAEACDFLTPHWNGTKPQNIAARVTALKRFGKPIVCNEDDKTGTDAVAALKASVKNGCGYGLMLKDHNQTFPFQFAGASDDPEFYAALKTLAKGTVASPSSKPAARATTYFPPAESQGGWRSVENDDEIEIVGGMDKQKIAALRQWLMASDHRPFAAVVIRHGTIVLQVERGNSAVTDSRRVASVSKAICSTVLAIASERSQQGLTPGKMTFDDKAFDFIPWAQPLSDPRKADITVKQLLNHTSGICPEATGAPNDGSWDYVLGHSGDERTAKLAFTPGTGCGYSTHGLVHASLVCETVTGKPYDEFAIESLFKPLGIEHWWFQYYDGGNVGRKPSHGLGMPARDLARIGYCMLRDGRWRDKQVIPKWFVEQTGQPSHSVTTPELRWKLNPAVFTLGWELPANHYPDSNKHINGIPADARYKPGSGGQLLAFVPSLDLVIARQTGASGQWDFEEYLRRACDTVINDRQE; encoded by the coding sequence ATGGCAAGCAACAGGATCAAGAATGCGGTCATCGTATTCGCAGTTCTCGCACAAATCGCAAGTGTCAATCAGCTCTGTGCGACGGAAGTTTCCATTTCGGACACGCGATGGTTCATTGATGGAAAACCAACCAATGCAGGAACGCCGTGTGAAGGTTTGCTGATGAACGTGCGAATGGTCAACGCTACGTTCGAAGATCGGGGACGAAATGAATTCGACACTGAGCAGAATACGACCGAGTTCATTCAGCAGATCTCAAACTACGTTGAGCACGGAATCAATGCGTTCACGCTGAATCTGCAGGGAGGAATGCCGGGTTATGAAGGCGCTGTGAATTCGGCATTTGATACTGACGGATCACTTCGCAAAGAATATCTGAATCGGATTGAACGAGTGATCCGAGCCTGCGATGAGCATGGTGCCGTGGTGATTCTTGGACTGTACTATCAGCGACAGTCAAAGATCCTGCGTGACGAAGCCGCGGTGCGTGCCGGCGTAGTGAACGCAGTCCGTTGGGTTGACTCGACAGGATACAGGAACGTGGTCATCGAGATCGCAAACGAGTACCCACACGGCGGATTCGTACATTCCGTGATTCGCCGTCCGCAAGGGCAGGCGTCGCTACTGCGGCTGGCAAAACAGACGGCACCGAGACTACTGGTCACAGCCAGTGGTTATGGTGATGGCAAAGTGCATGACGACGTGGCGGAAGCCTGCGACTTCCTGACGCCGCACTGGAACGGCACGAAACCCCAGAATATCGCAGCCAGAGTCACCGCCCTGAAGCGTTTCGGCAAGCCGATTGTATGCAACGAAGACGATAAGACCGGAACCGATGCTGTAGCGGCTCTGAAGGCTTCGGTCAAAAACGGCTGTGGATACGGGCTGATGCTCAAAGATCACAACCAGACGTTTCCATTTCAATTCGCCGGAGCGTCCGATGATCCTGAGTTCTATGCAGCCCTGAAAACGCTGGCGAAAGGAACTGTGGCAAGTCCATCATCGAAACCTGCCGCTCGAGCTACGACGTACTTTCCTCCGGCGGAATCTCAGGGTGGCTGGCGATCCGTTGAGAACGACGACGAAATTGAAATTGTCGGTGGCATGGACAAACAGAAGATCGCCGCACTGCGACAATGGCTGATGGCATCAGATCATCGTCCGTTTGCCGCCGTCGTAATTCGTCACGGCACAATTGTGCTGCAGGTCGAACGCGGCAACAGTGCGGTGACGGACTCGCGGCGCGTAGCGTCTGTTTCGAAAGCAATCTGTTCCACAGTCCTGGCCATCGCTTCCGAACGCAGTCAGCAGGGACTGACTCCAGGAAAGATGACTTTCGACGATAAGGCCTTCGACTTCATCCCGTGGGCCCAACCGCTCAGCGACCCTCGCAAGGCCGACATCACTGTGAAGCAGCTCCTGAATCACACGTCCGGAATTTGTCCCGAAGCAACCGGAGCTCCGAACGATGGTTCGTGGGACTACGTGCTCGGACACAGTGGCGACGAGCGAACTGCAAAGCTTGCATTCACGCCCGGCACTGGCTGCGGCTATTCAACACACGGTCTGGTACACGCATCGCTTGTATGCGAAACCGTGACGGGCAAACCTTACGATGAATTCGCAATCGAGTCGCTGTTTAAGCCACTTGGAATCGAGCATTGGTGGTTTCAATATTACGACGGAGGTAACGTCGGACGAAAGCCGTCGCACGGGCTCGGAATGCCAGCTCGCGATCTGGCGAGAATCGGGTATTGCATGTTGCGGGACGGACGCTGGCGGGACAAACAGGTGATTCCAAAATGGTTTGTCGAACAGACCGGCCAGCCATCGCACAGCGTCACCACGCCGGAGCTCCGGTGGAAACTGAATCCGGCAGTTTTCACGCTCGGCTGGGAATTACCCGCGAATCATTATCCCGACAGCAACAAGCACATCAATGGCATCCCTGCCGACGCTCGTTACAAACCCGGCAGCGGCGGGCAACTTCTCGCCTTCGTCCCCAGCCTCGACCTCGTCATCGCCCGCCAAACCGGCGCCAGCGGACAGTGGGACTTCGAAGAGTACCTGCGCAGAGCGTGCGATACGGTCATCAATGATCGCCAGGAATAG
- a CDS encoding DPP IV N-terminal domain-containing protein: MNQNKKQLVSAAIFLLCGMASLHAQQLPQPWVDGTTLDQLKAVYERGEYQPKPFSAQWLPDSTGYSIRQIYYDVQTGEPFDSQPQVQSAAPARPMVSPDGQQRLEFRDGDVFVRNVESNQVTQLTHRDADRDVSFQNLRWSPDGKFLALIETDYTDVKMRSMLVPGDPSFPGVREQRFARIGENIPALKVGLINVEAGDLRWLPIESPDEGFYLGLVEWAEGDSGELFVERLSRSRDVREFFLASTDGTMKRIFHETDPAWVVASQGKNSGLMWLRDGKAFIVISEKDGWRHAYLYSREGEELSLLTPGNYDIIDRAVVDEAGGWYYFYASPENGTEKYLYRVPLDGTGTLDRITPADQPGTHDYDFSPDAKWAFHTVSTFDSPPTVELIEVKGHRTVKVVEANEQLHQLAKSVVHHPTEFLQLKIADGISMDAWLIKPKDFDETKKYPVFIYVYGEPHAQTVLNSWGAGQSHFLRAVADLGYLTVSIDNRGTPCPKGAAWRRSIFGSLGPLSTEEQAAGLKELGRMRSFVDLSRVGIWGWSGGGSNTLNAMFRKPDDYNVGIAVVPKPQPHLYNAWFQEIFMRTPEANPDGYKRSAPINFADGLKGKLLIITGSGETNTHIQIIEGLIDRLIELGKPFDYMVYPNRDHGLREGEGTVVHVRMLIARYLLQNLPPGPR; encoded by the coding sequence ATGAATCAAAATAAGAAGCAGTTGGTCAGTGCAGCGATTTTTCTGCTTTGCGGAATGGCAAGTCTTCACGCTCAGCAATTGCCTCAACCCTGGGTCGACGGGACAACGCTGGATCAGTTGAAGGCGGTTTACGAACGTGGCGAGTATCAGCCAAAGCCATTCTCTGCACAGTGGTTGCCGGACAGCACCGGTTACTCCATTCGGCAGATCTATTACGACGTGCAAACCGGTGAACCATTCGATTCGCAACCGCAAGTACAGTCTGCTGCCCCAGCTCGGCCGATGGTTTCGCCGGATGGTCAGCAGAGGCTGGAATTCCGCGACGGCGATGTATTTGTCAGAAACGTGGAAAGCAACCAGGTAACTCAGCTGACTCATCGTGATGCAGATCGAGACGTGTCGTTTCAGAATCTCCGCTGGAGCCCCGACGGAAAATTCCTGGCCCTGATCGAAACGGATTACACCGACGTAAAAATGCGATCAATGCTGGTTCCCGGCGATCCATCGTTTCCTGGAGTTCGAGAACAACGTTTTGCTCGCATCGGTGAAAACATTCCGGCACTGAAAGTTGGACTGATCAATGTTGAGGCTGGTGATCTGCGATGGCTGCCCATCGAATCACCGGACGAAGGCTTTTATCTGGGACTGGTCGAATGGGCGGAAGGTGATTCCGGCGAATTATTTGTTGAGCGACTCAGCCGCTCTCGTGATGTCCGCGAATTCTTCCTGGCGTCAACCGATGGCACGATGAAGCGGATCTTTCACGAAACCGATCCGGCGTGGGTGGTGGCCAGTCAGGGAAAGAATTCCGGCTTGATGTGGCTGCGCGATGGCAAGGCCTTCATTGTGATCAGCGAAAAAGATGGCTGGCGACACGCTTATCTGTATTCTCGCGAAGGCGAAGAATTGTCACTGCTGACGCCGGGCAACTATGACATCATCGACCGTGCTGTAGTGGATGAGGCGGGCGGCTGGTACTACTTTTACGCGTCGCCTGAGAACGGGACAGAAAAGTATCTGTATCGCGTCCCGCTGGATGGCACGGGCACGCTGGATCGGATCACTCCGGCCGATCAACCGGGAACCCATGACTACGATTTTTCGCCCGATGCGAAGTGGGCGTTCCATACCGTATCAACCTTCGATTCGCCTCCAACGGTGGAGCTGATTGAGGTTAAAGGGCATCGCACGGTGAAGGTTGTGGAAGCCAATGAGCAGCTTCACCAGCTGGCAAAGTCGGTCGTGCATCATCCCACGGAATTTTTGCAGCTGAAGATTGCCGATGGCATCAGCATGGATGCGTGGCTGATCAAGCCCAAAGACTTCGACGAAACAAAGAAATACCCCGTGTTTATCTACGTCTATGGTGAGCCTCATGCACAAACCGTACTGAACAGTTGGGGCGCTGGGCAAAGTCATTTTCTGCGGGCCGTCGCGGACCTGGGTTACCTGACGGTATCGATCGATAATCGAGGCACTCCGTGTCCCAAAGGCGCGGCGTGGCGACGGTCCATTTTTGGAAGTCTGGGGCCGCTGTCGACGGAAGAACAGGCGGCCGGATTAAAAGAGCTGGGCCGCATGCGTTCGTTTGTTGATCTCTCGCGAGTCGGCATCTGGGGCTGGAGCGGTGGTGGTTCGAACACGCTGAACGCGATGTTTCGCAAGCCCGACGATTACAACGTCGGCATTGCGGTTGTCCCCAAGCCGCAACCGCACCTTTACAACGCATGGTTCCAGGAAATCTTCATGCGGACGCCGGAAGCAAATCCCGATGGCTACAAACGATCGGCTCCGATCAACTTTGCCGACGGTCTGAAAGGCAAGTTGCTGATCATCACAGGTTCCGGCGAAACAAATACTCACATCCAGATCATCGAGGGCCTGATCGATCGGTTGATCGAACTTGGCAAGCCCTTCGACTACATGGTCTACCCCAACCGAGATCACGGTCTTCGCGAAGGCGAAGGAACGGTAGTCCATGTGAGAATGCTGATCGCTCGCTATCTGCTTCAGAATCTTCCACCGGGGCCGCGATGA